In one Brienomyrus brachyistius isolate T26 chromosome 5, BBRACH_0.4, whole genome shotgun sequence genomic region, the following are encoded:
- the LOC125743094 gene encoding regulator of G-protein signaling 9-like isoform X2: MTIRNVRDHGQRYRPRMACLKKMEALVVEMQDPKSGVKSQTQRLVITTIPHAITGEDIVAWVANRFNIDAREAQSIGTLMVAFGYVYPLQDHKRLIIKADTSLYRFQTPYFWPAQQWPAEDTDYAIYLAKRNIRKKGVLELHEQEHYNNLHKWMNHKWDFIVMQAKEQYRAGKERKKPDRVVFDCQERAYWVVHRPPPGTISAIDYGLDRLTDPSADEVKKKKTMDYYRRIVIFTQQCIMRSRVKSSVSLGAIVKYITTCKNHDPFLATCLPSNPWLTDDTTYWELNMPNVEIPTKMRVERWTFGFRELLSDPRGRADFRLFLKKEFSGENLAFWETCEDLKWGAAATMKEKAQQIYKTFLAPGAPRWINIDGKTMDITVKGLVHPHRYVLDAAQTHIYMLMKKDSFGRYMKSTVFKETQKKAISPEEHRFSDAQLEQNAKKRKPNLSPIVLRQWEEEEKARLAASGPMDITQVMSKLDKRNMLKEGQKKAEP, translated from the exons ATGACAATCAGAAACGTACGAGATCACGGTCAACGTTATCGACCACGGATGGCTTGTCTAAAAAAG ATGGAGGCTCTGGTGGTGGAGATGCAGGATCCCAAAAGTGGGGTTAAGTCCCAGACTCAGAGGCTGGTCATTACTACCATCCCACATGCCATCACTG GGGAAGACATTGTGGCATGGGTAGCCAACCGGTTTAACATCGATGCGCGAG AGGCTCAGTCTATAGGAACACTGATGGTGGCATTTGGCTACGTATACCCCCTGCAGGATCACAAGAGACTCATCATTAAAGCTGACACCTCGCTTTATCGCTTTCAG ACGCCGTATTTTTGGCCTGCCCAGCAGTGGCCAGCAGAAGACACAGACTATG CAATCTACTTAGCAAAGAGAAACATTCGCAAGAAAGGCGTACTGGAATTACATGAGCAG GAACACTATAACAACCTTCACAAATGGATGAACCACAAGTGGGATTTCATTGTGATGCAGGCAAAGGAGCAGTACAG GGCAGGGAAGGAAAGGAAGAAGCCAGACCGTGTGGTGTTCGACTGTCAGGAGAGGGCCTACTGGGTGGTGCACCGACCACCA CCTGGCACCATCAGCGCGATAGACTATGGCCTAGATCGTCTCACTGACCCCAGTGCTGATGAGGTAAAGAAG AAAAAGACAATGGACTACTACAGAAGAATT GTCATCTTCACTCAACAATGCATCATGCGGTCAAGGGTCAAGTCATCAGTGTCTCTCGGAGC GATCGTAAAGTACATAACCACATGTAAAAACCATGACCCCTTCCTGGCGACGTGCCTCCCCAGCAACCCGTGGTTAACTGATGACACCACCTACTGGGAACTCAACATGCCCAA CGTGGAGATTCCCACGAAGATGAGAGTAGAGCGCTGGACGTTTGGCTTCCGGGAGCTGCTGAGTGACCCTCGGGGCCGGGCTGATTTCCGCCTCTTTCTGAAGAAGGAGTTCAGCG GTGAAAACCTGGCATTCTGGGAAACGTGTGAGGACCTGAAGTGGGGAGCCGCAGCGACAATGAAGGAGAAAGCCCAGCAGATATACAA AACTTTTCTGGCCCCCGGAGCACCGCGCTGGATCAACATCGATGGCAAGACCATGGATATCACTGTGAAGGGACTGGTCCACCCGCATCGCTACGTGCTGGACGCCGCCCAGACCCACATCTACATGCTCATGAAGAAG GACTCTTTCGGACGCTACATGAAGTCTACTGTTTTCAAGGAGACACAGAAAAAGGCGATATCTCCTGAGGAACACAGATTCAG TGATGCACAGCTGGAGCAGAACGCCAAAAAGCGCAAGCCCAACCTCAGCCCCATCGTGCTGCGGCagtgggaggaagaggagaaggcgCGGCTGGCCGCCAGCGGGCCCATGGACATCACGCAGGTCATGAGCAAGCTGGACAAACGCAACATGCTGAAGGAGGGGCAGAAAAAGGCAGAACCATGA